A genomic segment from Clostridium pasteurianum BC1 encodes:
- the chrA gene encoding chromate efflux transporter: MKEAPPQISITKVQPISLWQLLLLYLRIGLTGIGPSFFTETNKYLVKDRRWISEEDFINGLALAQLLPGATYVSLTVYIGYKLRGTSGAFTCFFAFLLPPFGIMMLFSYIYFYLGSLTQISIIFKGVALILAGLLPYALMEIRKSTVTDYRGWIIAIGAAGLMVYYSNIFTVLFMAIVAGILLYYPTLKRQNMTTDSGGNLRLGIGLVKIPIKLMVMLVAGLVTIVFAVSFNPLLLLLGSIFFKMGAFLFGGGTLMIPFMQQEVVTHYNWLTMDEFLVGIALGQVTPGPYLITATFVGYKVAGVSGAIVATLGIFLPSLFLVMATAEIHQKIKHNLWVSAAIKGIVASFTGMMFVVAVGVVRHSVVDIPSALIILPVFAMLLFSKLDTIWVVIGGTAIYWLLNALAKGLI, encoded by the coding sequence AAATATTTAGTGAAAGATCGTCGCTGGATTAGCGAAGAGGATTTTATTAACGGCCTAGCTTTAGCACAGCTTTTGCCTGGAGCCACTTATGTCTCGCTAACTGTATACATCGGCTATAAGTTACGGGGTACATCTGGAGCCTTTACCTGTTTCTTCGCTTTCCTGCTGCCGCCTTTCGGAATCATGATGCTATTTTCGTATATCTATTTCTATTTAGGATCGCTAACGCAAATCAGCATTATATTCAAAGGGGTGGCATTAATTCTGGCTGGTCTGTTGCCTTACGCTCTCATGGAAATAAGAAAGTCGACGGTGACTGATTACCGTGGATGGATCATCGCTATAGGAGCTGCTGGATTGATGGTTTACTACTCGAATATTTTTACCGTACTATTTATGGCCATAGTCGCCGGTATTTTGCTGTATTACCCAACGCTGAAACGCCAGAATATGACGACCGATTCTGGAGGAAACTTGCGATTAGGTATCGGATTAGTGAAAATACCAATCAAACTCATGGTAATGCTTGTGGCTGGGCTTGTGACCATAGTTTTTGCTGTTTCATTCAATCCACTCTTATTACTGCTTGGTTCGATATTTTTCAAGATGGGGGCGTTTCTTTTCGGAGGAGGAACTTTAATGATTCCTTTTATGCAACAGGAAGTGGTAACCCACTATAATTGGTTAACGATGGACGAATTCTTAGTTGGAATTGCCTTGGGTCAGGTTACGCCGGGACCGTACCTTATCACTGCGACTTTTGTGGGCTATAAGGTAGCAGGCGTTAGTGGAGCCATAGTGGCTACATTAGGCATTTTTCTACCTTCCCTGTTTTTAGTTATGGCTACCGCGGAAATCCACCAGAAAATCAAGCATAACCTTTGGGTAAGCGCAGCCATCAAAGGAATTGTTGCGTCCTTTACTGGGATGATGTTTGTAGTTGCGGTGGGAGTAGTGAGACATTCAGTGGTGGACATCCCTTCTGCCCTTATTATACTGCCAGTTTTCGCCATGCTGCTATTCAGCAAGCTGGATACTATATGGGTTGTCATTGGAGGAACAGCAATTTACTGGCTACTGAATGCCTTAGCGAAAGGGCTGATCTGA
- a CDS encoding CGGC domain-containing protein codes for MNSKYVVIIQCDIAHRRCSGFACTNAFYNKDGVFKDYEDTTRYISFTCGGCCGKGVASKLEHFSKKLYKKNNISKDEVVVHLSSCMVTDNYHYDRCPHADYIKSIVIKKGYKNVVEGSYISGGAERKREEGKYNCYE; via the coding sequence ATGAATAGTAAATATGTTGTTATAATTCAGTGCGATATTGCACATAGAAGGTGCAGTGGATTTGCATGTACAAATGCTTTTTATAATAAGGATGGAGTTTTTAAGGATTATGAGGATACTACAAGATATATTTCATTTACTTGTGGTGGATGTTGCGGAAAGGGAGTTGCCTCCAAATTAGAACATTTCTCAAAGAAGTTATATAAGAAAAATAATATTAGTAAAGATGAAGTTGTAGTTCACTTATCATCTTGTATGGTAACTGACAATTATCATTACGATAGATGTCCACATGCAGACTATATCAAGAGTATAGTCATAAAGAAAGGTTATAAAAATGTAGTGGAAGGTTCTTACATAAGTGGTGGTGCAGAAAGGAAAAGAGAAGAAGGTAAATATAATTGTTATGAGTAA
- a CDS encoding IS4 family transposase: MYKTAFQVPEIYRSVYPGSGGSSQPSGVKIQLEYELKSGNFMHIDVGPGSGNDNTFGSEIKDTFKAGELSLRDLGYFNFKDFEDMENKKSFYVSRLKPNIAVYVKNENVEYLKNGQPRKSTIYKRVFLKDVANEMQEGEIKEIPDAFIGRIEKRKVRLVIYRLTKNQFKERKEKVFKNAKKKGIKKSANTIDLMGITIYITNISKDILFTKQIHEIYSLRWQIELIFKIWKSIFHISNVKPVKIERFKCQLYGKLILLVLSSIVMFKMRSEFLEKKKFEASEIKTAEIVHEYVEELYFSFMTPSNNSKVLIRIYNCICKNGRKSHRKDKKTFFDILGVSYNHQERRCKTAS; this comes from the coding sequence TTGTACAAAACAGCATTTCAAGTTCCAGAAATATATAGAAGTGTATATCCAGGTTCCGGAGGAAGTTCACAGCCTTCCGGCGTAAAGATACAGCTTGAATATGAATTAAAATCAGGAAACTTTATGCACATAGATGTAGGACCTGGAAGTGGAAATGACAATACATTTGGAAGTGAAATAAAAGATACATTTAAGGCTGGAGAACTTTCATTAAGAGATCTAGGATACTTTAATTTTAAAGATTTTGAGGATATGGAGAATAAAAAATCTTTTTATGTTTCAAGGCTTAAACCTAATATAGCTGTTTATGTAAAAAATGAAAATGTGGAGTATCTGAAAAATGGACAGCCAAGGAAATCAACTATTTATAAAAGGGTGTTTTTAAAAGACGTGGCAAATGAAATGCAAGAAGGTGAAATTAAAGAAATACCAGATGCATTTATTGGAAGAATTGAAAAGCGCAAAGTAAGGCTAGTCATTTATAGACTTACCAAAAATCAATTTAAAGAAAGGAAAGAAAAGGTTTTTAAAAATGCTAAAAAGAAAGGCATTAAGAAAAGTGCTAATACAATTGATTTAATGGGAATAACAATATATATAACTAATATATCAAAGGATATATTGTTTACAAAACAAATACATGAGATTTACTCATTAAGGTGGCAGATCGAACTAATATTTAAGATATGGAAGTCAATATTTCACATATCTAATGTAAAACCAGTAAAGATTGAGCGCTTTAAATGCCAGCTGTATGGTAAGCTTATTTTACTAGTTTTAAGTTCCATAGTAATGTTTAAAATGAGATCTGAATTTTTAGAAAAGAAGAAATTTGAGGCAAGTGAAATCAAAACTGCAGAAATAGTACATGAATATGTTGAAGAACTTTATTTTAGCTTTATGACACCTTCAAATAATTCTAAAGTTTTAATAAGAATATATAACTGCATATGTAAAAATGGACGGAAATCACACCGTAAGGACAAAAAGACCTTCTTTGACATTCTTGGAGTCTCCTACAACCATCAAGAAAGAAGATGTAAAACCGCCTCATAA